In Uranotaenia lowii strain MFRU-FL chromosome 2, ASM2978415v1, whole genome shotgun sequence, one genomic interval encodes:
- the LOC129742379 gene encoding uncharacterized protein LOC129742379, giving the protein MSKSTLKALLKRERQLYVIFDGTDRFIQTYQIDSDRCQLSSRLHVIDTVYSEFFEIRSKIELLLDEADEKEQKDADSEVKGEIAKQREEENDKVLQQFDDRYFAIRGDLLRLQGDKDALGVNATSNSQSQSASGNTSRVKLPEIRLPSFSGKIREWITFRDSFRSLIHDNEHLTSMDKFTYLRSSLQGDALKEINNIELSEANYDVAWKTLQVRYENKKLIVKAHLDALFALEPLKKENYDGLNFLISEFEKNLMMLQKIGEPTESWSTILVYMLCSRLDSATLRQWETHYGSKEVPTYDELLLFLQGHCSVLQSITSARNPPSEARQTRSTVCNTTIRSVSRCPFCADPWHSPFQCGKFQRMKVPERMDAAIRNKLCRNCLMPGHFYRNCERGSCHHCQQKHHSMLHSRSSVPQPQFSAQYRQQSQTRSAQQIPFQSQPQPMNQQQQHNSRPIQHAHTTTQHAQTHSHNTNTNPDNAQATTSQNYVALPFTPSRNILLSTAMIRVKDRFGNTLLARALLDSCSQHCLMTREFSRRLKFHETPTFLSVQGIGSSQMVSTKLVSAEVGSRSPRISQFKEWMQFFVLPRLTVDLPTAAFDPSILTLPSSACLADPGFYESGPIDVIIGAEFYMDLLSDGRMKPLENGPTLQNTVFGWIVSGRLPNNQNSVSQSEVYVCSVGDIQDQLTRFWELETCHVRSVQSIEESACEEIFKNTTVRDESGRFVVTLPKKEGFLNRIGDSRVIATKRFLSLEKRLSMDSELKRSYSEFIHEYQSLGHMSEVIDSSSQLNEVCYYLPHHAVLKPESTTTKLRVVFDASCKSSTGVSLNDALMVGPVVQDELIDIVLRFRLCQFAIVADIAKMYRMIQVQKSDQKLQKVLWRDSTDQPLRTYELLTVTYGTASAPYLATKCLQVLADQGSKTHPLASKILGRCFYVDDMLAGVDSIEEGVQLVKEMSELMDSAENLRQNETQGFTNRGVKRQHNKVHVSREGCVRMKHKVSPTEALSASTILCTFRIRVILGQMQCAYRKIRLTGTNQPSRPSRAAFGRLGQHCHAQLGLKTSHIDTKPLNTPTRQETKRLRSPRRPTGLRTRSSCYRSSRHRVVSHMALHRRPA; this is encoded by the exons ATGTCTAAAAGTACGCTGAAGGCTTTGCTAAAACGTGAACGGCAGTTATATGTTATTTTTGATGGTACGGATAGATTCATCCAAACCTATCAGATTGATAGTGATCGGTGTCAATTAAGTTCGAGATTGCATGTGATTGATACTGTGTACAGTGAGTTTTTTGAAATACGGAGCAAAATTGAACTTTTGCTGGATGAAGCGGATGAGAAAGAGCAGAAAGATGCTGACAGTGAAGTCAAAGGAGAGATCGCCAAGCAACGTGAAGAGGAAAACGACAAGGTTCTACAGCAATTCGATGACCGATACTTCGCCATCCGAGGTGACCTCCTTAGACTCCAAGGTGATAAGGATGCCTTAGGTGTGAACGCAACCAGCAACAGTCAGAGTCAGTCTGCGTCAGGAAATACTTCGAGAGTAAAGCTACCAGAGATACGTTTGCCGTCCTTTAGTGGAAAAATAAGAGAGTGGATTACATTCCGGGATTCCTTCCGAAGCCTTATCCATGACAACGAGCATCTGACGTCTATGGATAAGTTTACATACCTTCGTTCTTCTCTACAGGGTGATGCACTGAAGGAAATCAACAACATCGAGCTTTCAGAGGCAAACTACGACGTCGCCTGGAAAACTTTGCAAGTTCGttatgaaaataagaagctGATTGTGAAGGCTCATCTCGACGCTCTTTTcgccctcgaaccgcttaaaAAGGAGAATTATGACGGTCTGAACTTCCTCATCAGCGAGTTTGAGAAAAACTTGATGATGTTACAGAAAATCGGAGAGCCAACGGAGTCTTGGAGCACAATATTAGTCTACATGTTGTGTTCTAGACTAGATTCTGCAACATTGCGCCAATGGGAGACGCATTACGGGTCTAAGGAGGTCCCAACGTACGATGAGCTGCTTCTGTTCTTGCAAGGTCACTGCTCTGTTCTCCAATCAATCACCTCTGCAAGAAATCCACCATCCGAAGCCCGTCAGACGAGATCAACAGTTTGTAATACAACCATCAGATCAGTTTCACGTTGTCCGTTCTGTGCAGATCCATGGCACTCACCGTTCCAGTGTGGCAAATTTCAACGGATGAAGGTTCCCGAGCGAATGGATGCTGCCATTCGCAACAAGTTGTGTCGGAATTGTTTGATGCCAGGCCACTTCTACCGAAATTGTGAACGAGGTTCTTGCCATCATTGTCAGCAGAAGCACCACAGTATGTTACATTCTAGATCCTCCGTTCCACAGCCGCAGTTTTCGGCACAATACCGACAGCAGAGTCAAACGCGTTCGGCGCAACAAATACCGTTTCAATCGCAACCGCAGCCAATgaatcaacagcaacaacacaacTCAAGACCAATACAGCATGCGCACACCACAACACAGCATGCACAAACCCACTcacacaacacaaacacaaatccAGACAACGCACAAGCCACCACAAGTCAGAATTACGTAGCACTTCCGTTTACACCGTCTCGTAATATTTTACTGTCCACGGCGATGATCCGAGTCAAGGATCGTTTTGGAAATACACTTCTGGCACGTGCGCTGCTAGATTCGTGTTCTCAGCATTGTTTAATGACACGTGAATTCTCTCGTCGGCTGAAGTTCCATGAAACCCCTACGTTTTTGTCGGTGCAAGGCATTGGCTCCTCTCAAATGGTTTCAACGAAGTTAGTTTCCGCAGAAGTTGGTTCTAGATCCCCCAGAATTTCTCAGTTTAAAGAATGGATGCAATTTTTTGTACTGCCAAGGTTAACAGTTGATCTGCCTACTGCTGCTTTTGATCCTTCGATCCTTACGCTGCCGAGTTCGGCCTGTTTAGCAGATCCTGGGTTTTATGAGTCTGGTCCAATTGATGTTATTATTGGAGCCGAATTTTATATGGATTTATTGTCGGATGGAAGAATGAAGCCGTTAGAGAACGGCCCCACATTACAGAATACAGTTTTTGGTTGGATTGTGTCTGGTAGATTGCCCAATAATCAAAATTCAGTTTCTCAGTCAGAAGTTTATGTCTGTTCAGTCGGTGATATTCAAGATCAGCTCACACGTTTTTGGGAGCTCGAAACATGTCATGTTCGCAGCGTTCAGTCGATTGAAGAGTCAGCTTGTGAAGAGATTTTTAAGAATACTACTGTCAGAGATGAGTCAGGAAGGTTTGTTGTAACTTTGCCTAAAAAAGAAGGTTTTTTGAATCGGATTGGAGATTCCAGAGTTATCGCCACGAAACGGTTTTTGAGTTTGGAGAAACGATTATCAATGGATTCTGAATTGAAAAGGTCGTATTCTGAATTTATTCATGAGTATCAGAGTCTTGGTCATATGTCAGAAGTTATCGACAGCTCAAGTCAGTTGAATGAAGTTTGCTACTATTTGCCGCATCACGCAGTTCTTAAGCCCGAAAGTACCACGACAAAGTTACGGGTGGTTTTCGACGCTTCCTGTAAGTCGTCGACAGGAGTCTCGTTGAATGATGCGCTTATGGTTGGCCCGGTTGTACAAGATGAGCTGATCGATATTGTTTTGCGATTCAGATTGTGTCAGTTTGCGATTGTGGCAGATATTGCCAAAATGTACCGTATGATCCAAGTTCAGAAATCAGACCAAAAATTGCAGAAAGTTCTTTGGCGAGACTCCACCGATCAACCCCTTCGCACTTACGAGTTGTTAACAGTAACTTACGGAACAGCGTCAGCGCCTTACTTGGCAACAAAGTGTTTGCAAGTCCTAGCCGATCAGGGTTCTAAAACTCATCCCTTAGCGTCGAAGATTTTGGGTCGTTGTTTCTACGTCGATGATATGCTTGCTGGAGTTGACAGTATTGAAGAAGGTGTACAGTTAGTCAAAGAAATGTCAGAATTAATGGACTCAGCAG AAAATTTGCGTCAGAATGAAACACAAGGTTTCACTAACAGAGGCGTTAAGCGCCAGCACAACAAGGTGCACGTTTCACGTGAAGGCTGTGTCAGAATGAAACATAAGGTTTCACCTACAGAGGCGTTAAGCGCCAGCACAATATTGTGCACGTTCCGCATAAGGGTTATCCTCGGTCAGATGCAGTGCGCCTATCGCAAAATAAGGTTGACAGGTACCAATCAACCTTCTCGTCCAAGCAGAGCAGCGTTCGGCAGGCTTGGCCAGCATTGCCACGCGCAGCTCGGGCTGAAGACCTCGCACATCGACACCAAACCGTTGAACACACCAACAAGGCAGGAAACGAAGCGTCTGAGGAGTCCGCGGAGGCCCACTGGCCTCCGCACCAG GTCATCCTGTTACCGATCTTCACGTCATCGAGTCGTATCACACATGGCATTGCATCGCAGACCAGCATAA